TGATAACTAGTTCGTTGTCTAaacagtgatataaacattttcatcGTTGAAGGCGTCTTGATGTCTTTTTATTTTCCTGAGTCGTTGCAATTGATTACTCTCACATTGGTGGATATCCcacattcatttttattcaaatgTCAAGTAATTTCAATAAATGACTTAAAGATAGGGAAACCTACAATTTCTTAAAGCACGTGCCCTCATTCCATCTGAAAATTCGTATCCGTCATTCGCCAAGGTCCACTGTTTCATAGCACCGGTATTAGCAGTAAGTAGGTATCCCTGGCCATTGATAACACCGTATTTAAGATCACGTGgttgataaaaagaatatatgTGATGACGTTTCATATTTGGCCCTGAAAATATTAGAATACAACTATattagtacacttttttttcACTAATGGCATATTGCttaattattcattaaaatggaattaaaacatatgtacaatgtatcaatcttgatgatttttttaatataattattttatatttatttgtgtattcaaaataaaatgttgacttctaattatttttttaggggatttatttttgttataattagTCACTGATCCATAGCATTGACGTTTACCGTGCATTCATTTAATTCGATTTGTATCTGTATCTTATCTTAACTTATATGTGCGTTTATTAgaacatatttattatatatttgaatggTAAAGGTCATTGACATAAGcgacaaaaatagaaaaaaaacacaaattcacCTCCATCTCTGTCGCTAGCATCCATATCGAAACTAGTCCAGTTTTTGACACCGAGGGGATAAATATCTATGAACTGGTTATTTGTCAAGTCAAACTTAAGAATGGCATTGTTTTCCTGCAATCAAAATGTATGATTAATATTACGAAATAACGTTAAAGGTAAATTTACAGGTTTTTCTGAAAAATACAATGTATCCTTTTCATGGAAATTATATTTCCCCACCAAAATCCTTGTCAACCTACACAAACTCGTCCAGAAAGGGCACGAAAGATAGATAAGCTATAGCCACTTGACGATAAACAATACAGGCACCGTTAGTATAAGGTTTATTTATAGACatgtacaagtacatgtatattacatttGGATTGAGTTTGTTAGGATGTTACATTGTGAATTTCTAACCATATAAACAAGCCACATATCTCATCAATCACAAAGCATTGCAGGAATGAAGTTCTGGGAATTAAACTGTTACATCGACATATCCACTGTGTTTAAATATTAAGACAGCAGTAGTTTACCGATGAAAAAATATCCTAAATCAATAGAGAAGACAAAATCaaggttaaaaaccaaaatttagGAAATTGCATGCACATGTACTAAAAACGAAGTGGAATTGGATAGGACAACATCTTTATTAAGTTCCTTCAGCTATGCATGTATTCCCATCATGCGAATGCAAACTCAGCCAAACTTTCACAGTCGGAAGACTGACACTATGTATTGGTCAACCAATTCAAAATGGTGACCGAAAATGCATACATGTAGTGTCGATTTCAGAAGTTCTTCCTCATAACACTGTTGGAGCATTATTGTGTAAGGAGCACCACACTCCGATTGATGCAGTATGTACGGTGTGAACATACACGAGCTAAACGTAttaattgagatatataaacTTCATATGATAAGCCGGGTAGTTACTACTGAGAAATGTGAACATGTTAAAATCATCATGTATGTCATAGAATTTGGATTAAAGTCGTTACTTTGTGTCAGTATCGAGGAAACGTTTCAAGATATGAAGAAAGCTTCCTGGTTATGGATGTACTCTTAATCTTAACTTCAATGGGatatataatgtacatgtaaGCACACATTGCTATGTCGATAATTGAGTGACAGCTGGACATCAGCAGTTTATATGAAAGTAGAACTTTGCAAGATGCCAAATATTAAGTCTGGAATCTTAGATGAGGTTTTAGAACCCAATTGAAACCCTACTTCTGTTGAAATAAAAATCcaccaaactcaacaaatatgctGTCGATCAAAAAGttcaacattttaatattatttggtgTATTAGTTGTTAGCATCAGTgtaataagaaaataagaaaatgcctgtacaaaatcaggaatttgacagttgttgtccattcgtttgatgtgtttgaacttttgattttgccatttgattagggaaattccgttttgaatttttcttggagtgaagaattttttttttcatcactaAGTAAGATATATAGACCGGTCGATCCTGTTCCGTTAACGATACAATCATCCAGCAAATGAACGAGATTATTTCATTGTTGCATTGGTTTTTAAATGAACTTAAACAGTTaaaggaaaaaaacaaatgatttaaagGTCTATCCGGAAGGTAAAAACTGATCTGTTATACCGGTGTATGATAATTACTATAACACATTTTTTTGAACTGTTATGCGTAAACACTTACTTGTAATGATATGTAAGCATATCGACCAACGTCATCAATAACAACAGATTCTGGCTCTAAATCTTTAGAAAACGACCCCTCAATAGGAGGACTAGCAGTGCTGTCTCCTCTGAATACGTATCGTACACCCTTTGAAACATATTCAAGAACTCTGCAATCAATGTAGATGATAAATAGGACATTTAAGTAGAGTGTATTTGTCCTTTTTAAAGacgtttaaatataaatatattcaaaaacaaaaataatagaaTAAAACATTGTTTGAATTATTAAAATCATTAGTTGCTATAACATGCACAAACATGGCGCAGTCAacgaaaatgcaaaaaaaaaaaaaaaaaaaaattcctgtaAATACGAAATTATTCCCGATACTGACACATTTACTGAAACGTGCACAAGACAAAAATGTTGATAACCTAGGACTTTGCCTCATATAAACCAACATATAATAACCATTTAAATTCATGTTGACCGCGTTTTGGTTATGCATATGCATTGCTGTTCTTTATAAAGTACGACGTTGAAAAGTTTCCAGTTTCTTAATAAGCgcttgatggggttcgtgttgcaaaGTTTCCATTTTTCTTTGTAGTgatttgtagactgttgtttgtctttttatcgtTTTTGCTTGATTGTTATGAAATTCCCTGGTTTCTGTTCGATTTGTAACTTTTGACACTTTATTTGGTATCTTCAATCGCTTTCTCAAAAACGTTCCATTATTAATGCCATTATGTTCATACTTTTTCATTCTCAAAACTGTACATTACCTGTTATCAAAACTTTGGAAATTGACGTTAACCTCTGGTGGAAAACCTTGGTCATTTCTTACAATAATGGTCATTGAACCCTGTGGATCATTTACAACACCATTTAGAAGTCCAAGTTTTCCTTCGTTCACAACCACCAAACGTGAACAATCGTTGTTGAAAGCCATATCTTTTGGGTATGAACCAGCTATAgagcaaaaacaaaatcaataaaattagcggaaaatattcattacatatataatacaacatttcTATTTTCTATCTGTAACGGATTAATATTTTTCGTTATTCCGATATATTAGGTGATTTGTTCTGCATTTGGAACAGTCATCAAGTTTGATGGTTGGTTGATAATTTATCCTTTAAAGATTCTGGATTATATATATACCACATTCATTTAGCTATGAAAGCTTCAGAAAGTTTAAGTCATGCAAATACCTCATTCCTTTTTTGAAATGACATGTTTACAGTCTTGACTGCTGTAGTTTATAATGGTATAacttacttaattttttttaggtCAAACCTACCTGCTAGACGACCAAGCATAGTTAAGGTATTATCATTTTTAGTGAATGGTAAAAATAGCTCTACATGTCCAATAGACACCTTATTGTTACTGGCAATTGAAACAGCTATCGTGTCTGAGCAAACTTGGACATCTGTAATTTCACCATCTCCAGCACTATTAAATTCATGTGTATAACGTATGGCTGGTGTGTCCGGATCTGTAAGCTCAATTATGTGCATCAAATTTGTACCAGTTCCTGTGAAAAGTACATATCAATGTtgtcatatctttatatatattttgcgtCTGTGGTGTTTAAACACTGTTTGTTTGCTTTTAATTCAAtaattctaatattaaaaaaaaaaaaacaaaaattcctAATTTGTTTACCAAACTAAAAGTAATAATATCTGCTGTTTCTCAGCGACATATATTGATGGACGTATCACAGATAATCATAATAATGTACGCTGATATCATCCGTATGTATTAAATCAGAAATTTAAATAGTGTAACTGTAATCTATAATGCGGTCcaatttagatatacatgtaatgttaGGTAGTTCAGATCTTCCTCTGACCTTACTCAATTTGACATGTTTTGTAATTTTGCCCATGTTTTCCTCTGCTTTAATCTGAAATGTGTTTTTGAACGCACACATGGTTTCCTTTCTCTCTTTTTAACATGTGTTGATGTATGGTGtgaatcaaaataacaaaaagaaaggTTTCTCCTCTCCATCCATACTTACCAATAACATATAACATTCTAGTTGGAGCATGATACCTGGCTTTTGTAGCTCCATTTCTCCCAAATCCAAATGTTCCGGCAGTATTGTATGGGAGTCTGACGTATCCTCTTTCTCGAAACTGTAGGATACTCAGCACGAAAGGTGTTGATAGAAGAAAAATTATTAATGACCTCATGATTGGTTACCTACAAGAACATATCAATTTTCAATAGTTTTTAATATTAAACCCTATGATTTCAAATCACAGACAAGACTAAAGGGATCTGCTGGATCGTAATTGATAAAACAGCAACAGTTTGGTCCATCGTTTTAATTAATTGAGAATATCCACACTCTAACACCCACACACAAACACATACGCAATCAAACACACGCAGATAGAGAGAGAGAATATATACATAAAACACAAGATGtttataaaagttatttcttcttcaaatattactttgaatttaaactttttattcTAAATGGGATAATTATGAAATGATAAACtgtgttttattctttttatgtttTCAGGAATTCGGCTGTTGTTTTTCACTTGTGTGGGCGTTTGATTTCGTCAATTTTTATTGACCCTTTTTTCgattagaaatggggttccttatatgttccaccattttctacatttgaaaatgcctgtaccaagtcatatgacagttcttgtccattcgtttttaatgcgatttgttgtttgattttgccatgtgattatggactttccgaattgatttacctctaagttcagtattttttgtgattttactttttgctatacTTTACAAAAGTAATAATGGAAGAAAAGGATCGTTTACATAAGTACTATTTTGAAACACGTTTCTAAACCTACACCttctagaaaataataaaataataatactttaaataatttttgagATTAGTAAAAATGTAGATGTATAATTCTTACCTAGTTAGTTTGTTCTAACGATATTCTATAGCCCAGGAAAACGGTCACCCTTGAGACACGACAGCTTGGTTGTGACCTTATTTTAAGTAAATTTAGGCACTATCTGATAAAGATATACATGATCTGACCTCATATAGACAAAATTgctatcaaaatattataaaattcttCATTGAATATATAACTGACTGAGGCATGCTCAAAACTGGTATTTAATACAATTGATCGTGCATTGACCTAAAGGAGATCGATTGAGTTTCTTATAAACAAGGCATCGACTACCAAAAATGGGTCATTTTAAGAAACTTAGATAATATGTAAATACATGAAATGACTATTTTCCTAATGTCATGACGGTTCGATGTGCTTTTCttgatttatcttcatcaggaaaCTAAACACTGTTATTAAaacgtgtgtgtgtgtgtgtgtgtgtgtgtgtgtttcatCAAACTATATCAGTCAATTTAATGCACATATGAGctcaaataaatatacaatgcAGCAACTTTTTAACTTGTTATAATCTAAATTTGTAAGCAATCACTTGGGGACCAGTTCATGTAGATATATTATCTCTTTGTGTATTGAAGTCAAAGCATACTTGCATAGCCATGGCTACAAAAtatgggtatatatatatatatatatatatatatatatatgacacgttcaatttttgaaaaaaatccaaaaatatatttggtaGTAAACATAGTGTTTTCTAAATGCATTTTACTGAAGaacatatgtatataacatgGCAGATTGGTTTTAATTTGAGACGATTACAGTAACTATGCTAATCTAAGTTCGAATTTGACATGAGCTTAAATCttgtttaacatgtatatatCTACTTCATTCAGACGATTTGCAACGTGAATGTGTCAGTTATTTAATTGATCTATATTTGACTTCAGGTTGCCGTCAGTTTATTTGAAGATACCAGTAGGTGAATCAGTTCATTGTACAATGTGTGACAAATAAAGAACTGAAACAGATAACGACCTTTTGTCAATAAGTTACTGTTCTTTTATCATCCCTGTGTGCACATGCtacttgtttggtttataactattttgatctaagcgtcactgatgagtcttatgtagacgaaacgcgcgtctggcgtattaaattataatcctggtacctttgattcaGACTAAAATAAATGGTTTGAATTAATGATGATGAATAATTTACGAAGGGCTTTTCCTGTATTGATAGTTTTTAATAAGAATGCGAATCTGCGTTCAAAATATAAGGTTCACTTAAGAGAGTTAATAACGGAAATGTAAAACTCTCTTAGTTCGACTTTACTAGGGTGACAAATATAAATCAGAAATATCAAAGCATTAAGTATACCACAACTCAGAAATAGAAAAAGTTGACAACGCAGTAGATTTAAAGCAAATTAACAAagtcaaacaacagtacacaaaacacaatataaaaaacgGAAGACGAGGCAGCACAAACCACTGTAAAAACTGAGTGTATCAGGTGTGCCGGaagggcaagcagatcctgctccactcgATTTTTCCTATTGTGATTTATAATTCTTACATAAGCAATaataaaaaatcgaaaataaatgctgaCGAACTGACTGTTCAGAATGGTACCatgatttatttatgattttcGTACGCTGCAAACTAGACAGCAAAGATGAAAAATAGGAAATCCCTTCGCCATAACAGGTTACCGTGATCTATCCTTTTCAATTGGTACTCTATTAAACCTAATTTCTACAGAATTTGGTAAAATATATGAATAGAaataagtataacaaaaataactAACTCTAAGgagttatttaaatttgctgttacaatatgttagaaattatcataaataaaggaaagcatctccctcatgcaaagctctgattcctttcacagatttggctatactttttggacctttaggattatagctcttcatcttttatataagctttggatttcaaatattttgaccacgagcatcactgaagagacatgttttgtcgaaatgcgcatctggtgcaggaaaattggtaccgttaatgttattaaattcCAAAAGGGAGAAGACCATAAAAACTGATATCAAAATAAACATTGAACTTTATCAACAAACGGAAAGAAGGGAAAataactgtcttattcctgacttggtacaggtattatCCGAAGAAAAAGTTTAAACCTGTGTTCATAGCTAGTTAAATCTCCATTTGTATGACGGTTGTTTATAGTTCAGTTATTATGACAAAATTGTTGTAAACATGTTTgtgtatttgtttgttgtttagaCTTTAATGTCCGCAATTGAACTCGTTATAATGTGCGTTTTAGCTTGAAGATAAAGACTTGACTTGTCAACAAGACGatgataatattttcttaatatcaACCATCTCAACATTTCCGACATAGAAAGTGACCTTTATTCTACTGATTTGAAATGGTTTTCAACAAatgaattttaaagttttttcaacggaaaaagattttttttatcaatatatcaATGTATGTCCTAGAATATGTACCTATAagttctttcagaaaaaaatcatttcatgaACTTCCAGAAATTTCACAAATACAAAAGCTATTCTTCGAGTATTTCAATCACAAACTGCATAATGATACGATATGAAAAGATTGTACATTGAATGAAACATAAAATACTATTCTTTGTCGGGTCATTTTGCATTTCCTGCAACATAATTCTCAAGTCAAAACCTTTTTCGTGCGACACCTTCCTATTAGGGGTCGTTAAACAGACTTATTTTTAAGCAGAGATATAATTTCATAGCCTAAAATTTTTCCTTATATACTAGTGTCATTCTGGTATTATGAGTgttcatttcttttcatttacgGATTGATAAGTCGTAAAAACTAAACGCATGACGTTGACGAATACGATGACGACGATAAAGACGACGGATGATGATGtgttataaatatcaacaaatataattattcattacatactgcaaaattttattttaggttagctttgttacccggatttattttcgtttaatCGATTGATGAcctttgaacagcgatatactactgttgcctttatttagataaagtatgaataaaacaaattcaatcaGGAAACTTGAACTTTACTGCTTGTAGGCTTATACTAATTCTGAAGAAATATACATTGTGTACTAGCACGATTATAAGTCTTTACAAGTTGTTTCGTGGtaatcaatttgaaattaaaagctAAAATATTCAAGGAAATGATTGTCATTCAAATCACTTTTCTTTTGTGAAATTTTTCTATTCCCAACAGTACCACCATTTGTTTTTagtgatttttcatttttttcaatgcatTGCTGagatttgatttgttatttattaaACTCTTTTTGGAGTTAATTATCCAAAAAAGTCTTAAAAAAACACCAGCTGTTACTGTTCAAACTTCtttatgtttcattttatattttcatgtatctGTTTTCATATGCTAACATGCAATCATAATATATTTCTAAACAGATGCTACTAGTCTACCATCCAAAGTGAATTCTTCATATGTTTATGGCAACGGCCTTCATTTTGGTGGCTAAGCtagtaagacaaaaaaattacagACATGAAATTTGTTGTGCTCATGACAAGTCTGGTTTGCTGTGGAAATGTTGTTTTGTGTCATGGTAAGTTAAATATatgatttacaaacaaaaatttaaaacgtAAAAAACACATGCAAGGGTATTAATTTAAATATCTATTGCACTATACTTgcttaaatgatttttttgtttacctTATTTGCGGGAAATGCAAATTTTAGACAACACTAATATCCTTTTAGTTCTTTATAAGAAGc
The window above is part of the Mytilus galloprovincialis chromosome 4, xbMytGall1.hap1.1, whole genome shotgun sequence genome. Proteins encoded here:
- the LOC143072760 gene encoding mesenchyme-specific cell surface glycoprotein-like — encoded protein: MRSLIIFLLSTPFVLSILQFRERGYVRLPYNTAGTFGFGRNGATKARYHAPTRMLYVIGTGTNLMHIIELTDPDTPAIRYTHEFNSAGDGEITDVQVCSDTIAVSIASNNKVSIGHVELFLPFTKNDNTLTMLGRLAAGSYPKDMAFNNDCSRLVVVNEGKLGLLNGVVNDPQGSMTIIVRNDQGFPPEVNVNFQSFDNRVLEYVSKGVRYVFRGDSTASPPIEGSFSKDLEPESVVIDDVGRYAYISLQENNAILKFDLTNNQFIDIYPLGVKNWTSFDMDASDRDGGPNMKRHHIYSFYQPRDLKYGVINGQGYLLTANTGAMKQWTLANDGYEFSDGMRARALRNSGNIDEALVGADVLAKINNDADLGRLHIGTDDGLNNNQQLIQYPHSFGGRSVAMWNSVTFQRVYDTGDDLEREAMNKYPITFNGETNNVNLSPSGEMDLRSDDYGVEPTALDIGSFNGAPVMVTASRSGFIYVYNVVGTALSFQSVHRRGGTSQTWNNLYNSNQAGDALITDVGYMDETMSPSGQPMAFAVGSASSSIGLYDIYDDGNTK